From Halorubrum salinarum, the proteins below share one genomic window:
- a CDS encoding acyl-CoA dehydrogenase family protein, translating to MLDYFDMESTLSEEERLLVDSARSFVDGEVPDMGDHWIEGTFPTELIPKMGEMGFYAPNLDGYGLPGVSETAYGLLMRELEACDSGLRSMASVQGALVMYPIHAFGSDEQKEEWLPRLGTGDAVGCFGLTEPEHGSNPSAMETMAEPDGDEYVLNGSKTWITNSPIADVAVVWAKDHGEEGTPVRGFLVETDRDGVTTNKIDEKLSLRASITGEISLQNVRVPAENRLPGVEGMKGPLSCLTQARYGIAWGAVGAAQDCFEVAREYATDREQFGKPIGGFQMQQEKLAEMATQITLAQLLAHRLADLKEAGEMRPQHVSMAKRNNVRMARDQSRIAREMLGGNGITADYSPMRHMANMETVYTYEGTHDIHTLILGEDLTGMQAYQ from the coding sequence ATGCTGGATTACTTCGACATGGAGTCGACGCTGTCAGAGGAGGAGCGGCTGCTCGTCGACTCCGCGCGGTCGTTCGTCGACGGGGAAGTCCCCGACATGGGAGACCACTGGATCGAGGGCACGTTCCCCACGGAACTCATCCCGAAGATGGGCGAGATGGGCTTTTACGCGCCGAACCTCGACGGGTACGGCCTGCCGGGCGTCAGCGAGACGGCGTACGGCCTGCTGATGCGCGAGCTGGAGGCGTGCGACTCCGGGCTCCGCTCGATGGCGAGCGTCCAGGGCGCCTTGGTGATGTACCCGATCCACGCCTTCGGCAGCGACGAGCAGAAGGAGGAGTGGCTCCCGCGGCTCGGCACCGGCGACGCGGTCGGCTGCTTCGGGCTCACGGAGCCGGAGCACGGGTCGAACCCCTCCGCGATGGAGACGATGGCCGAGCCGGACGGCGACGAGTACGTCCTGAACGGCTCGAAGACGTGGATCACGAACTCCCCGATCGCCGACGTCGCGGTCGTGTGGGCGAAGGACCACGGCGAGGAGGGAACGCCGGTCCGCGGCTTCCTCGTCGAGACCGACCGCGACGGCGTCACGACCAACAAGATCGACGAGAAGCTCAGCCTCCGGGCGTCGATCACGGGCGAGATCAGCCTCCAGAACGTCCGCGTCCCGGCCGAGAACCGCCTCCCCGGCGTCGAGGGCATGAAGGGCCCGCTGTCGTGTCTGACGCAGGCCCGCTACGGCATCGCGTGGGGCGCGGTCGGCGCCGCGCAGGACTGCTTCGAGGTCGCGCGCGAGTACGCCACCGACCGCGAGCAGTTCGGGAAGCCGATCGGCGGCTTCCAGATGCAACAGGAGAAGCTCGCGGAGATGGCGACCCAGATCACGCTCGCCCAGCTGCTCGCCCACCGGCTCGCTGACCTCAAAGAGGCCGGCGAGATGCGGCCGCAGCACGTCTCGATGGCCAAGCGCAACAACGTGCGGATGGCCCGCGACCAGTCGCGGATCGCCCGGGAGATGCTCGGCGGCAACGGGATCACCGCCGACTACTCGCCGATGCGCCACATGGCGAACATGGAGACGGTGTACACCTACGAGGGCACCCACGACATCCACACCCTGATCCTCGGTGAGGACCTCACCGGGATGCAGGCGTACCAGTAA
- a CDS encoding cupin domain-containing protein, producing the protein MKPVAFDEAETYEPDEGWRRVSMAGSNRFSFEWFEKPPGHSSPMHDHENEQVCLCLKGELTVVSEDDEVTLQKNDSVLLEANEPHRVENTGDERAVGLDVFAPGRSFDFWTDREE; encoded by the coding sequence ATGAAGCCGGTGGCGTTCGACGAGGCGGAGACGTACGAGCCCGACGAGGGCTGGCGCCGCGTCTCGATGGCGGGCAGCAACCGGTTCTCCTTCGAGTGGTTCGAGAAGCCGCCGGGCCACAGCTCCCCGATGCACGACCACGAGAACGAGCAGGTCTGCCTCTGCCTGAAGGGCGAGCTCACCGTCGTCTCCGAGGACGACGAGGTCACGCTTCAGAAGAACGACTCCGTCCTGCTGGAGGCCAACGAGCCCCACAGGGTCGAGAACACCGGTGACGAGCGCGCGGTCGGCCTCGACGTGTTCGCGCCCGGGCGCTCGTTCGATTTCTGGACGGACCGGGAGGAGTGA
- a CDS encoding methyltransferase family protein yields the protein MLGLIAFAVAAGCLLGLSALMVVSLLAPERRLWPAGDDDRKRRLYLAFSRPLLPAVFATGVLDWNAGPLAAPWHLGVGAVGVLIAFAVLNRSAVDLGEAATEGREDELRTEGLYRYTRNPQNVGYVLLFAAYAVLANSPLVGALAVATAAFSVFQVLAEETWLRDVYGDAYDEYCERVPRFVGVRTLTRVLDDD from the coding sequence ATGCTCGGTCTCATCGCATTCGCCGTCGCGGCGGGCTGTCTCCTCGGGCTCTCGGCGCTGATGGTCGTCTCCCTGCTCGCGCCCGAGCGTCGGCTCTGGCCCGCGGGCGACGACGACCGGAAGCGCCGCCTCTACCTCGCGTTCAGCCGCCCGCTGTTGCCCGCGGTGTTCGCAACCGGCGTCCTCGACTGGAACGCCGGCCCGCTCGCGGCCCCGTGGCATCTCGGCGTCGGCGCCGTCGGCGTGCTGATCGCGTTCGCGGTTCTCAACAGGTCCGCCGTCGACCTCGGCGAGGCCGCGACCGAGGGGCGCGAGGACGAACTGCGGACCGAGGGCCTCTACCGGTACACCCGGAACCCGCAGAACGTCGGCTACGTCCTCCTGTTCGCGGCGTACGCCGTCTTGGCGAACTCGCCGCTCGTCGGCGCGCTCGCCGTCGCCACCGCCGCCTTCTCCGTCTTCCAAGTGCTCGCCGAGGAGACCTGGCTCCGCGACGTCTACGGGGACGCCTACGACGAGTACTGCGAGCGCGTCCCCCGATTCGTCGGCGTCAGGACGCTTACGCGCGTACTCGACGACGACTGA
- a CDS encoding MoaD/ThiS family protein: MSQTTETAESPPTDADASGADGAAATATEAETTVTVRCTGHVRTELDVYEFEYTFAGDTLRAFLDELFEEYPQLQDMLIAETEEDATHSGWAPAPDELPGTWTKNPVGEQTTTYARILVNGHFNENENGFDTKLEEGDRVALVYPFMFCC, from the coding sequence ATGTCCCAGACCACCGAGACGGCGGAGTCGCCCCCGACCGACGCGGACGCGAGCGGCGCGGACGGGGCGGCGGCGACGGCGACCGAGGCGGAGACGACCGTCACCGTGCGGTGTACCGGCCACGTGCGCACCGAACTCGACGTGTACGAGTTCGAGTACACCTTCGCGGGCGACACGCTCCGCGCGTTCTTAGACGAGCTGTTCGAGGAGTACCCCCAGCTTCAGGACATGCTGATCGCCGAGACGGAGGAGGACGCGACCCACAGCGGCTGGGCGCCCGCGCCCGACGAGCTGCCGGGCACGTGGACGAAGAACCCGGTCGGCGAGCAGACGACGACCTACGCCCGGATCCTCGTCAACGGCCACTTCAACGAGAACGAGAACGGCTTCGACACGAAGCTTGAAGAGGGCGACCGCGTCGCCTTAGTGTACCCGTTCATGTTCTGCTGTTAG
- a CDS encoding CopG family ribbon-helix-helix protein: MRTSFNVPEGLIEEFDRTWRDEGIENRSRAVREAMREYVESHARLEDTAGEVVALLGFDYRHHEVIRELHGVQHEYQDVILNTSHTHQGEWCLESLFCRGDAARVRELTYRLRDFDAVRRVKVMMIRDGD, encoded by the coding sequence ATGAGAACCAGTTTCAACGTCCCCGAGGGGCTGATCGAGGAGTTCGACCGGACGTGGCGGGACGAGGGGATCGAGAACCGGTCGCGGGCGGTCCGAGAGGCGATGCGGGAGTACGTCGAGTCGCACGCGCGGCTCGAAGACACGGCGGGCGAGGTCGTCGCGCTCCTCGGGTTCGACTACCGTCACCACGAGGTGATCCGGGAGCTCCACGGCGTCCAACACGAGTACCAGGACGTCATCCTCAACACGAGCCACACCCACCAGGGCGAGTGGTGTCTCGAATCGCTGTTCTGCCGCGGCGACGCCGCGCGCGTCCGCGAACTGACCTATCGGCTCCGCGACTTCGACGCAGTCCGCCGCGTGAAGGTGATGATGATCCGCGACGGCGACTGA
- a CDS encoding chorismate mutase — MSDTPNSEDRSLDELRREIEDIDREIVELIARRTYVADTVAAVKEERDLPTTDEGQEERVMERAGENAERFDVDANLVKAIFRLLIELNKVEQRENR, encoded by the coding sequence ATGAGCGACACACCGAACTCCGAGGACCGAAGCCTCGACGAACTGCGACGCGAGATCGAGGACATCGACCGCGAGATAGTCGAGCTGATCGCCCGCCGGACGTACGTCGCGGACACGGTCGCGGCCGTGAAGGAGGAGCGCGACCTCCCCACCACCGACGAGGGGCAGGAAGAGCGCGTGATGGAGCGCGCCGGCGAGAACGCCGAGCGCTTCGACGTGGACGCCAACCTCGTGAAGGCCATCTTCCGACTGCTGATCGAGTTGAACAAGGTCGAGCAGCGGGAGAATCGGTGA
- a CDS encoding shikimate kinase, producing MEGQAAALGAGTVLNALATGTGAAFGLDVETRATVELDPAADGVEGEIAEDAAADTDLIERCVALATDRWGDGEGGRVRTDSDVPLAAGLKSSSAAANAAVLATCDALGLAVGDDPDDPAVEVTRLAACRLGVRAAREAGVTVTGAFDDATASMLGGVTVTDNGADELRRREAVDWDALVWTPPERAYSADADVARCEAVAPMADLVADLALDGRYGEAMTVNGLAFSAALGFDADPAVEAMPHATAVSLSGTGPSVVAVADPADPETDLDAVADAWAERPGTLRRTATRNDGAAVE from the coding sequence ATGGAGGGACAGGCGGCGGCGCTCGGCGCCGGGACCGTGTTGAACGCGCTCGCGACCGGCACGGGCGCGGCGTTCGGCCTCGACGTCGAGACGCGCGCGACGGTCGAGCTGGACCCCGCGGCCGACGGCGTCGAGGGCGAGATAGCCGAGGACGCCGCCGCCGACACCGACCTGATCGAGCGCTGCGTCGCGCTCGCGACCGACCGCTGGGGCGACGGCGAGGGCGGCCGCGTCCGGACCGACAGCGACGTGCCGCTGGCGGCGGGCCTGAAGAGCTCCAGCGCGGCCGCCAACGCGGCCGTCCTCGCGACCTGCGACGCGCTCGGGCTCGCGGTCGGCGACGACCCGGACGACCCCGCGGTCGAGGTCACCCGCCTCGCGGCCTGCCGGCTCGGCGTGCGCGCGGCCCGCGAGGCCGGCGTCACGGTCACGGGCGCGTTCGACGACGCGACCGCGTCGATGCTCGGCGGCGTCACCGTCACCGACAACGGCGCCGACGAGCTGCGCCGCCGCGAGGCGGTCGACTGGGACGCCCTCGTCTGGACCCCGCCCGAGCGGGCCTACTCGGCCGACGCCGATGTGGCGCGCTGCGAGGCCGTCGCGCCGATGGCCGACCTCGTCGCCGACCTCGCGCTCGACGGCCGGTACGGCGAGGCGATGACGGTGAACGGGCTGGCGTTCTCGGCCGCGCTCGGCTTCGACGCCGACCCCGCGGTCGAGGCGATGCCGCACGCCACGGCGGTGTCGCTGTCGGGGACCGGCCCGAGCGTCGTCGCCGTCGCGGACCCCGCCGACCCCGAGACCGACCTCGACGCGGTCGCCGACGCCTGGGCCGAGCGCCCCGGAACCCTGCGACGAACTGCGACCAGAAACGACGGCGCGGCCGTCGAGTGA
- a CDS encoding DUF362 domain-containing protein — protein sequence MEFPERADVDGLIDPQPLPEFARVRYEPRTERLDDPVGAARESLDALDLDGLPAGATVAVGVGSRGIDRIDEVAAGIVDRLDERGFDPVVVPAMGSHGGATPEGQREVLAALGITEESVGAPIDARMAAAELATASVGDAETPVYFAETALEADAVLVVNRVKAHTNFTGPIESGLAKMTVVGLGKQRGAKAFHSTAIAEGYVETLTAALDVIEEETPIVGGVALVENFEEEIGHVEGVPAGSFLDREPALLERAYEEMPTLPVDDVDLLIVDEIGKEISGAGMDTNVIGRYRVLNAPDPETPDIDLIYVRGLTEATKGNGNGIGLADLTRRAAVDQLDLKKTYANALTSGSLAKSKLPVVAPDDEFALRTAAAALGAYDPETARIVWIRNTQELGEFRVSDAVVDDLPEAAVVTDRETVAFDAGTAAFEPAADGDADA from the coding sequence ATGGAGTTCCCCGAGCGAGCCGATGTCGACGGACTCATCGACCCGCAGCCGCTCCCGGAGTTCGCGCGGGTGCGGTACGAGCCGCGCACGGAGCGCCTCGACGACCCCGTCGGGGCGGCCCGGGAGTCGCTCGACGCGCTCGACCTCGACGGCCTCCCCGCGGGCGCGACCGTGGCGGTCGGGGTGGGCAGCCGCGGGATCGATCGCATCGACGAGGTCGCGGCTGGGATCGTCGACCGCCTCGACGAGCGCGGCTTCGACCCGGTCGTCGTGCCCGCGATGGGCAGCCACGGCGGCGCGACGCCCGAGGGGCAGCGCGAGGTGCTGGCGGCGCTCGGGATCACCGAGGAGAGCGTCGGCGCGCCGATCGACGCGCGCATGGCGGCGGCGGAGCTGGCGACGGCGTCCGTCGGCGACGCCGAGACGCCGGTGTACTTCGCCGAGACGGCGCTCGAAGCGGACGCGGTGCTCGTCGTGAACCGCGTGAAGGCCCACACCAACTTCACCGGGCCGATCGAGAGCGGGCTCGCGAAGATGACCGTCGTCGGGCTCGGCAAGCAGCGCGGCGCGAAGGCGTTCCACTCGACGGCGATCGCCGAGGGCTACGTCGAGACGCTGACGGCGGCGCTCGACGTCATCGAGGAGGAGACCCCGATCGTCGGCGGCGTCGCGCTCGTCGAGAACTTCGAGGAGGAGATCGGTCACGTCGAGGGCGTCCCGGCGGGCTCGTTCCTCGACCGCGAGCCGGCGCTGTTAGAGCGCGCCTACGAGGAGATGCCGACGCTGCCGGTCGACGACGTCGACCTGCTGATCGTCGACGAGATCGGGAAGGAGATCTCGGGCGCCGGCATGGACACGAACGTCATCGGTCGCTACCGCGTCCTCAACGCGCCCGACCCGGAGACGCCCGACATCGACCTCATCTACGTCCGGGGCCTGACCGAGGCGACGAAGGGGAACGGCAACGGGATCGGGCTGGCGGACCTCACCCGGCGGGCCGCGGTCGACCAGCTGGACCTGAAGAAGACGTACGCGAACGCGCTCACGAGCGGCTCGCTCGCGAAGTCGAAGCTCCCCGTGGTCGCGCCGGACGACGAGTTCGCGCTCCGGACCGCGGCGGCCGCGCTGGGGGCGTACGACCCCGAGACCGCCCGGATCGTGTGGATCCGGAACACGCAGGAGCTCGGCGAGTTCCGGGTCTCCGACGCCGTAGTCGATGATCTCCCCGAGGCCGCGGTCGTGACCGACCGCGAAACCGTAGCGTTCGACGCGGGGACGGCGGCGTTCGAGCCGGCGGCCGACGGCGACGCGGACGCGTAG
- a CDS encoding DUF5796 family protein yields MSAPSRSDVPPTSIGVDLREEGVVVEYLDGRTTLYRGVPESAEGSVTAGPGKETHVLVTDPTETEGVMTYVNDYKTDDEILEESGVGRVIVEDGERDEVFPGVIVGREGQRNEVVADPEIAGGRVFVFVEDGWTEGSYEIVEGPEDGLDAHR; encoded by the coding sequence ATGTCCGCGCCATCACGCAGCGACGTGCCGCCGACCTCGATCGGCGTCGACCTCCGCGAGGAGGGCGTCGTCGTCGAGTACCTCGACGGCCGGACGACCCTCTACCGGGGCGTCCCCGAGTCGGCCGAGGGGTCTGTGACCGCCGGCCCCGGCAAGGAGACCCACGTCCTCGTCACCGACCCCACGGAGACGGAGGGCGTGATGACGTACGTGAACGACTACAAGACCGACGACGAGATATTGGAGGAGTCCGGCGTCGGCCGCGTCATCGTCGAGGACGGCGAGCGCGACGAGGTGTTCCCCGGCGTGATCGTCGGCCGCGAGGGACAGCGCAACGAGGTCGTCGCCGACCCCGAGATCGCCGGCGGTCGCGTGTTCGTCTTCGTCGAGGACGGCTGGACCGAGGGGAGCTACGAGATCGTCGAGGGACCCGAGGACGGCCTCGACGCGCACCGGTGA
- a CDS encoding SDR family oxidoreductase, which yields MDLQIDGNAALVTASSSGLGKASAKVLAREGVDVVINGRDEERLADAKDEVEAVAAGEVVAHSADLTDADEVAALVEATVDEFGTIDHLVTSAGGPPSGAFLDTDDEDWQHAYDLLVMSVVRLARESYPYLKEGDGGTIVNVTSRSVKEAIDSLVLSNSVRMSVIGLEKTLSKEFAPEVRANAVLPGPHETSRIRDLVEAAVERGDYDSYEEGLDDWAQNPLERIGDPMELGNTVAFLSSPKSGYVNGTALPIDGGSTGANL from the coding sequence ATGGACCTACAGATCGACGGGAACGCGGCGCTCGTCACCGCATCGTCCAGCGGGCTCGGCAAGGCATCGGCGAAGGTGCTCGCCCGCGAGGGCGTCGACGTCGTCATCAACGGCCGCGACGAGGAGCGGCTGGCGGACGCGAAAGACGAGGTCGAGGCCGTTGCGGCCGGCGAGGTCGTCGCCCACTCGGCTGACCTGACCGACGCGGACGAGGTCGCGGCGCTCGTGGAGGCGACCGTCGATGAGTTCGGCACGATCGACCACCTCGTGACGAGCGCCGGTGGCCCGCCCTCCGGCGCGTTCCTCGACACGGACGACGAGGACTGGCAGCACGCCTACGACCTGCTCGTGATGAGCGTCGTCCGACTGGCGCGGGAGTCGTACCCGTACCTCAAGGAGGGCGACGGCGGCACCATCGTCAACGTCACCTCCCGCAGCGTCAAGGAGGCCATCGACAGCCTCGTGCTGTCGAACTCCGTGCGGATGAGCGTCATCGGCTTGGAGAAGACCCTCTCGAAGGAGTTCGCCCCGGAGGTACGCGCGAACGCCGTCCTCCCGGGCCCCCACGAGACGAGCCGGATCCGGGACCTCGTCGAGGCCGCCGTCGAGCGCGGCGACTACGACTCCTACGAGGAGGGGCTCGACGACTGGGCGCAGAACCCGCTCGAACGCATCGGCGACCCGATGGAGCTCGGCAACACGGTCGCGTTCCTCTCGTCGCCGAAGTCCGGGTACGTCAACGGCACCGCCCTCCCGATCGACGGCGGCTCCACCGGAGCGAACCTATGA
- a CDS encoding DUF7508 domain-containing protein, with product MSLAKPWRDLDRSTVGSAPSRYALYELGDADGDTVGFGTGVLRDELKEALAYGDAAKVRWELADSPDHAERLLADHTEG from the coding sequence GTGAGCCTCGCGAAGCCCTGGCGCGACCTCGACCGCTCGACCGTCGGGAGCGCGCCGAGCCGCTACGCGCTGTACGAGCTCGGCGACGCCGACGGCGACACGGTCGGGTTCGGCACCGGCGTCCTCCGCGACGAGCTGAAGGAGGCGCTGGCGTACGGCGACGCCGCGAAGGTCCGGTGGGAGCTGGCCGACTCGCCCGACCACGCCGAGCGACTGCTCGCGGACCACACGGAGGGCTGA
- a CDS encoding mandelate racemase/muconate lactonizing enzyme family protein: MQITEVESFPIKLPLESPVSFSNRTLTYRDHAITYVRTDTGHEGVGYSLGYEGAGLIADAVESLLEPLLVGEDPRDTERLWHEMYEGNVQIGRSGLFLRAISTVDIALWDVKAKAADMPLHKLLGGHSESVPSYASGGYYRDDKGHEALRGEMRRYLDEGHDAVKMKVGRLSAAEEAERVAAVRDEIGDDRTLLLDANGVWESSTEALRNCRAFAPYDPYFVEEPVMIDRVDTMAEVNDGLDYPVATGELEGTRHSFARLADSGAATILQPDATVCGGITEWLKIANHASAYDIQIAPHYNWNLHASLLGAVENGLWVEYFYRDMDVKAFDDVVADPLKPGDDGRIDLPDRPGHGVPLDEDALERFRDD, from the coding sequence ATGCAGATAACCGAAGTCGAGTCGTTTCCGATCAAGCTGCCGCTGGAGTCCCCCGTCTCCTTCTCCAACCGGACGCTCACCTACCGGGACCACGCGATCACGTACGTGCGGACGGACACCGGCCACGAGGGGGTCGGCTACTCGCTGGGGTACGAGGGGGCGGGGCTCATCGCCGACGCGGTCGAGTCGCTGCTGGAACCCCTGCTCGTCGGCGAGGACCCCCGCGACACCGAGCGCCTGTGGCACGAGATGTACGAGGGGAACGTCCAGATCGGGCGGAGCGGGCTCTTCCTGCGCGCCATCTCGACGGTCGACATCGCGCTCTGGGACGTGAAGGCGAAGGCCGCGGACATGCCCCTCCACAAGCTGCTCGGCGGGCACTCGGAGTCGGTCCCCTCGTACGCCAGCGGCGGCTACTACCGCGACGACAAGGGCCACGAGGCGCTCCGCGGCGAGATGCGGCGCTACCTCGACGAGGGGCACGACGCCGTGAAGATGAAGGTCGGCCGCCTGTCGGCCGCCGAGGAGGCCGAGCGCGTCGCCGCCGTGCGCGACGAGATCGGCGACGACCGCACCCTGCTGCTCGACGCCAACGGCGTCTGGGAGTCCAGCACCGAGGCGCTCCGCAACTGCCGGGCGTTCGCGCCGTACGACCCGTACTTCGTCGAGGAGCCGGTGATGATCGACCGCGTTGACACGATGGCCGAGGTGAACGACGGGCTCGACTACCCGGTCGCCACCGGCGAGTTGGAGGGGACGCGACACAGCTTCGCCCGGCTCGCCGACAGCGGCGCGGCGACGATCCTCCAGCCCGACGCCACCGTCTGCGGCGGGATCACGGAGTGGCTGAAGATCGCGAACCACGCCTCGGCGTACGACATTCAGATCGCGCCCCACTACAACTGGAACCTCCACGCCTCCCTGCTCGGCGCCGTCGAGAACGGCCTCTGGGTGGAGTACTTCTACCGCGACATGGACGTGAAGGCGTTCGACGACGTGGTCGCCGACCCCCTGAAACCCGGCGACGACGGGCGGATCGACCTGCCCGACCGCCCCGGCCACGGCGTCCCGCTCGACGAAGACGCGCTGGAGCGGTTCAGAGACGACTGA
- a CDS encoding mandelate racemase/muconate lactonizing enzyme family protein has protein sequence MRDYSDQIDTRDPDRDVQITGLDACVVEGNFEWNLIKVETDAGVTGIGEAYRGGGIPELVEYTNRFLVGENPLDVGRLVRYIFQEMSGHGGTTGKVVTAASGIEIALLDAAGKILGLPVYQLLGSKYRDEVRLYCDCHAGEAYAVEDGATAYADAEAYSPEAYAAEAARVTDMGFSALKFDLDLPADNENDPYNGRLTNAAIREKKEIVAAVRDEIGYDVDLAFDCHWDYSVESAKRLAHELEAFDLMWLEDLVPPENMEAQKEVTKATRTPVATGENRFRVFELSDLIYDHGVDIVTPDPTTVGGLTETMRIADRAEENYMPLSPHNVCSPVGTMACVHLGAATPNFDLLEYHALEVDWWDDLLARDEPLIEDGRIEVPEAPGLGIEVDEAVVEEHLLDGTDGWD, from the coding sequence ATGCGAGACTACTCAGACCAGATCGACACCCGCGACCCGGACCGAGACGTACAGATCACCGGCCTCGACGCCTGCGTCGTCGAGGGGAACTTCGAGTGGAACCTGATCAAGGTTGAGACCGACGCCGGGGTCACCGGCATCGGCGAGGCGTACCGCGGCGGCGGGATCCCAGAGCTCGTCGAGTACACGAACCGGTTCCTCGTCGGCGAGAACCCGCTCGACGTGGGGCGGCTCGTGCGGTACATCTTCCAGGAGATGTCGGGCCACGGCGGCACGACCGGGAAGGTCGTCACCGCGGCGTCGGGCATCGAGATCGCGCTCTTAGACGCCGCCGGGAAGATCCTCGGGCTCCCGGTCTACCAGCTGCTCGGCTCGAAGTACCGCGACGAGGTCCGGCTCTACTGCGACTGCCACGCCGGCGAGGCGTACGCGGTGGAGGACGGCGCGACCGCCTACGCCGACGCCGAGGCGTACTCGCCCGAGGCGTACGCCGCCGAGGCCGCGCGCGTCACCGACATGGGCTTCTCCGCGCTGAAGTTCGACCTCGACCTCCCCGCGGACAACGAGAACGACCCGTACAACGGGCGCCTGACGAACGCGGCGATCCGGGAGAAAAAGGAGATCGTCGCGGCCGTGCGCGACGAGATCGGGTACGACGTCGACCTCGCGTTCGACTGCCACTGGGACTACTCCGTCGAGAGCGCGAAGCGGCTCGCCCACGAGTTGGAGGCGTTCGACCTGATGTGGCTCGAAGACCTCGTCCCGCCCGAGAACATGGAGGCGCAAAAGGAGGTGACGAAGGCGACCCGGACGCCGGTCGCGACCGGCGAGAATCGCTTCCGCGTGTTCGAGCTGTCGGATCTGATCTACGACCACGGCGTCGACATCGTCACCCCCGACCCGACGACCGTCGGCGGGCTCACGGAGACGATGCGGATCGCCGACCGCGCGGAGGAGAACTACATGCCGCTGTCCCCGCACAACGTCTGTAGCCCGGTCGGGACGATGGCCTGCGTCCACCTCGGCGCCGCCACGCCGAACTTCGACCTGCTGGAGTACCACGCGCTGGAGGTCGACTGGTGGGACGACCTGCTGGCGCGCGACGAGCCGCTGATCGAGGACGGCCGCATCGAGGTCCCGGAGGCGCCCGGGCTCGGGATCGAAGTCGACGAGGCCGTCGTCGAGGAGCACCTGCTCGACGGGACGGACGGCTGGGACTGA
- a CDS encoding ferredoxin yields the protein MSDDVETDGGDEVLRASDIGGEGPPIDEKPYKIVFEANKCFGAGKCAEVADNWVMDVVSGMAKPEAYYIGEEDLEENVRAAEACPAKKDAGVIHVVDRRTDEEIAPDPHGDGTLSVDW from the coding sequence ATGAGCGACGACGTCGAGACCGACGGCGGCGACGAGGTGCTCCGCGCCAGCGACATCGGCGGCGAGGGCCCGCCGATCGACGAGAAGCCGTACAAGATCGTCTTCGAGGCGAACAAGTGCTTCGGGGCGGGCAAGTGCGCCGAGGTCGCCGACAACTGGGTAATGGACGTGGTGAGCGGGATGGCGAAGCCGGAGGCGTACTACATCGGCGAGGAGGACCTGGAGGAGAACGTCCGCGCGGCCGAGGCGTGTCCCGCGAAGAAGGACGCGGGCGTGATCCACGTCGTCGACCGCCGGACCGACGAGGAGATCGCGCCGGACCCGCACGGCGACGGGACGCTCTCGGTCGACTGGTAG
- a CDS encoding fumarylacetoacetate hydrolase family protein, translating to MKYLARTATGEPLLGDDEGYVPLGAVEPDLGSVRAALPRAAAGGLGDPADAPAAPVPAADVSFGAPLEAFGKLWGIGLNYEEHAGDLDEQRPDEPASFMKPRSVLTGPGGPIRLPPESQSERVTAEAELAVVMGRTCRNVAEGDVDDVVAGFLPVIDMTAEDVLQRNPRFLTRAKSYDTFLVPGAALAVPEAPVDLEGLSVRTEVNGEVRAENEIRNMLFPPAEIVSFHSDVMTLEPGDLFSTGTPGAAPIYPGDEVRAVVESIGSVTAPVTR from the coding sequence ATGAAGTACCTCGCGCGCACGGCGACCGGCGAGCCGCTCCTCGGCGACGACGAGGGGTACGTTCCGCTCGGCGCCGTCGAGCCCGACCTGGGCAGCGTCCGAGCGGCGCTCCCGCGGGCGGCCGCCGGTGGCCTTGGAGACCCGGCCGACGCGCCGGCGGCCCCCGTCCCGGCAGCGGACGTGTCGTTCGGCGCGCCCCTGGAGGCGTTCGGGAAGCTCTGGGGGATCGGCCTGAACTACGAGGAGCACGCCGGCGACCTCGACGAGCAGCGCCCCGACGAGCCGGCGAGCTTCATGAAGCCGCGGTCGGTCCTGACGGGGCCCGGCGGCCCGATCCGGCTGCCTCCGGAGTCGCAGAGCGAGCGAGTGACAGCCGAGGCCGAGCTGGCGGTCGTGATGGGGCGGACGTGTCGGAACGTCGCCGAGGGCGACGTCGACGACGTGGTCGCCGGCTTCCTCCCCGTGATCGACATGACCGCCGAGGACGTGCTCCAGCGGAACCCGCGGTTCCTCACGCGGGCGAAGAGCTACGACACGTTCCTCGTCCCCGGCGCCGCGCTCGCGGTGCCGGAGGCCCCCGTCGACCTGGAGGGGCTCTCCGTGCGGACGGAGGTCAACGGGGAGGTGCGGGCCGAAAACGAGATCCGGAACATGCTGTTCCCGCCGGCGGAGATCGTCTCGTTCCACTCCGACGTGATGACGCTGGAGCCCGGCGACCTGTTCAGCACCGGGACGCCCGGCGCGGCGCCCATCTATCCCGGCGACGAGGTGCGGGCGGTCGTCGAGTCGATCGGGTCCGTCACCGCGCCGGTGACGCGGTAG